One segment of Leptolyngbyaceae cyanobacterium DNA contains the following:
- a CDS encoding reverse transcriptase domain-containing protein — MSNSKQPSTPSKASIKPALNKECEELRKQFFAMKNPRDIAWLLEIPYQRLVYHIYQVPPEYKYLTFELNKKSGGTRIVSAPASALKLIQKKLNQVLQSAYQPKPSVHGFIYSKNIATNAKAHIRKRYVLNLDIKDFFPSINFGRVRGMFIALPYGFSPDVATVLAQICCHNNQLPQGAPSSPIVSNMICAKLDSELQQLAKKLRCTYTRYADDITFSTTMPKFPKELAYFISIEEQHKLVLGNELLSIIKGNGFQVNEKKIRLQSKDEHQEVTGVTVNQCTNVNRNYIRQIRAMLHAWEKFGIESAEKEHRTKYHSKQKSPYKITPSFKQVLRGKIEFIAIVKGKEDPIYQKLLNFYLTLNKGMSKN; from the coding sequence ATGTCAAATAGTAAGCAACCATCCACCCCATCAAAAGCTTCTATTAAACCGGCGCTTAATAAGGAATGTGAGGAACTACGCAAACAGTTTTTTGCGATGAAAAATCCTAGAGATATAGCATGGCTTCTAGAAATTCCTTACCAGCGACTTGTTTACCATATATATCAGGTTCCTCCAGAATATAAATATTTAACTTTTGAACTTAATAAAAAGTCAGGAGGTACTCGTATAGTATCTGCTCCTGCTAGTGCTTTGAAGCTAATTCAGAAAAAATTAAATCAAGTTTTACAATCCGCTTATCAGCCTAAGCCATCTGTTCATGGATTTATTTACAGTAAAAATATTGCTACTAATGCTAAGGCACACATCAGAAAAAGATACGTTTTAAATCTCGATATAAAAGACTTTTTTCCTAGCATTAATTTTGGTAGAGTAAGGGGAATGTTTATTGCATTACCCTATGGGTTTAGCCCGGATGTAGCAACAGTTTTAGCACAAATTTGTTGTCACAACAATCAATTGCCACAAGGAGCACCTAGCTCACCAATTGTGAGTAATATGATTTGTGCAAAGCTCGATAGTGAACTTCAACAACTGGCTAAAAAACTTAGGTGTACTTATACAAGATATGCTGATGATATTACATTTTCTACAACTATGCCAAAATTTCCTAAAGAGTTAGCTTATTTTATTTCTATTGAGGAGCAACATAAACTTGTTTTGGGTAATGAATTATTGTCCATCATTAAAGGTAATGGTTTTCAAGTCAATGAAAAAAAAATTAGGCTACAATCAAAAGACGAGCATCAAGAGGTTACAGGTGTGACCGTTAACCAGTGTACTAATGTAAATCGCAACTATATCCGCCAAATTCGAGCGATGCTCCATGCCTGGGAAAAGTTTGGGATTGAATCGGCGGAAAAAGAACACCGAACAAAATATCATTCAAAACAGAAATCGCCATACAAAATTACGCCATCATTCAAACAAGTTCTTCGGGGTAAAATAGAATTTATTGCCATAGTAAAAGGTAAGGAAGATCCAATTTACCAGAAACTTTTGAATTTTTACTTAACATTAAATAAGGGTATGAGTAAAAATTAA
- a CDS encoding NB-ARC domain-containing protein, with translation MSNSLSASTEGLAQVDRSRQRLGWTKTSTARWWQDAHTSRATLRRFWQGERIQREIFIAICQAVGISNWESIADNSNLESDSISEVSISHIDWSEAPDIESFYGRDRELAQLEQWITKERCKLVTIVGIGGIGKTALILALADRIQGEFEYVIWRSLHYYPSVISLLDSILSKFDQPVEEDINKGAVQLINQLQKHRCLLILDSLETVLDKTEETNQYAQLIQRLISSRHQSSILIASREKPKWIETDVKAVGYLNLQGLRKPEALELLKSKGFTGKELGLSPLIEMYRGNPLALKLVIPLIESLFGKNVAAFLNQNTLVIGDRLQAILKQQLEQISDSERDILYWLAIWQEPISFGRLQSHLLISVDPATVLEGIAALERRSLLEKWITVDEVSFTLQPIVMKMVTDRLVESAIQEIDRVVQSNDIRHFQILRTHWLLRPGTDDIAGDRILQQLREKLWCRYNAILPQTLEQILLLLKDKTPLAIGYIGCNLMAILKQIKPETMK, from the coding sequence ATGTCTAACTCGCTCTCAGCATCAACGGAAGGATTGGCTCAAGTCGATCGATCGCGTCAGCGTCTTGGGTGGACGAAAACTAGTACGGCGCGTTGGTGGCAAGATGCTCATACTTCTAGAGCTACTTTACGTCGATTCTGGCAAGGAGAGCGGATTCAGCGAGAAATTTTTATTGCAATTTGTCAGGCGGTTGGCATTAGTAACTGGGAGTCAATAGCAGATAATTCTAATTTAGAATCTGATTCAATTTCAGAAGTTTCAATATCTCATATTGACTGGAGCGAAGCACCAGATATTGAAAGTTTTTACGGACGCGATCGCGAATTAGCACAACTAGAACAATGGATTACGAAAGAACGTTGCAAATTAGTAACTATTGTTGGTATCGGTGGTATTGGTAAAACTGCTCTGATACTAGCTTTGGCAGATCGGATTCAAGGAGAATTTGAATATGTAATTTGGCGATCGCTTCATTATTACCCATCAGTTATTTCTTTACTAGATAGCATTTTGAGTAAGTTTGATCAACCCGTTGAGGAAGATATTAATAAAGGAGCAGTGCAACTAATCAACCAATTGCAAAAACATCGCTGTTTGTTGATATTAGATAGTTTAGAAACTGTTCTGGATAAAACAGAAGAAACAAATCAATACGCTCAACTGATACAACGATTAATTTCCAGCCGTCACCAAAGCAGCATTCTAATTGCTAGTCGGGAAAAACCAAAATGGATTGAAACTGATGTAAAGGCTGTTGGTTATTTAAATCTACAAGGTTTGCGAAAACCAGAAGCTTTGGAGTTGTTGAAATCTAAAGGATTTACGGGTAAAGAATTGGGACTATCACCTTTAATTGAAATGTATCGTGGAAATCCTTTAGCTTTGAAACTGGTAATCCCATTGATTGAATCACTATTTGGTAAAAATGTAGCAGCATTTTTGAATCAAAATACTTTAGTAATTGGCGATCGCTTACAAGCTATTCTGAAACAACAATTAGAGCAAATTTCCGATTCAGAACGAGATATCCTCTACTGGTTAGCTATTTGGCAAGAACCGATTTCTTTTGGTCGATTGCAATCTCATTTGTTGATATCTGTCGATCCAGCTACGGTTTTAGAAGGTATTGCGGCTTTGGAACGGCGATCGCTATTGGAAAAATGGATTACTGTTGATGAAGTGTCATTTACGTTACAACCGATCGTGATGAAAATGGTTACCGATCGGTTGGTGGAAAGCGCTATTCAAGAGATCGATCGCGTTGTGCAAAGCAACGATATTCGGCATTTTCAAATATTGCGAACTCACTGGTTACTGCGTCCCGGTACTGACGATATCGCAGGCGATCGCATTTTGCAGCAACTCCGAGAAAAACTGTGGTGCAGATATAATGCAATTCTGCCACAAACTCTTGAGCAAATTTTGTTACTCCTCAAAGATAAAACACCTTTAGCAATCGGCTATATCGGTTGCAATTTAATGGCTATTCTCAAACAGATAAAACCAGAAACGATGAAATGA